The Flavivirga eckloniae genomic interval GAAAATCCTTGTATGTTTCTTTTAAATCATTAAAATAATCCTGGATAGGTTCTAAAACATAACCGCTAACATGTAATCTGTTATATTTTATAAATTCATAAATAGGGTCAAATCTTTTACCGTCGTTTGCTCCTACTTGTATAAAGTTTATTTTATGTTCTTTTTTTATCTTTTGATATAAAATACTTTCTAAAAAATTAAAATAGGATACAGAACTAATTCTATAGCCCTTTTTATTTATTATATGCTTTATTCTTTTTTTAATGTACTTCTTCATTAATTTATGTCTATGCTAATTTTAGCATTGTTTATAATGGCATTCATGCCTTTATTCCATTGGTTAGAACTGTAAAGCCCTGCTGGTAGTTGTTCTTTTTTATATCTGTTATTTAGAAAGTCCTGAATGGCATTTACCCAATCTTCTATAAAATGTGGGTTATCGATTAGCTTTCCATACTTTCCATTTTGTAACACTTCTGCAACACCTCCTAAGTTTGAAGCGATACAGTAATTGCCACAGTGTAATGCTTCTATTAAGCTTAACCCAAAACCTTCATGGGTTAGGGTTGGAAATAAATAACAATCGGATATTTGATAATATTCTGGTAATTCACCATTAGGAACAAGTCCCAAAAACTTCACCCCTTCAATATCTTGATCTCTTTTAGCCCCAATAATCCAAAGTTCTATGTTTAATTCATTATTGTATATGCGTTTCCATGCATTTAATATAAGCCCCAGACCTTTTTTAGGTCTGTCTTTTGAACACCATGTAAAAATGGTTTTACCATCTACTTTATGCTTCGTCTTTAGTGCTTTTTTTTCTGATGCTTCAAGTTTATAAAATTTAGAAGTATCTATGCCATTATGAAGCACAGAAAACAAACATGGCAAAATGGTATATGTCTCTTTATGCGCTATATAAGAATCATGTGTTAGCACTATCATTTCGTCAATAAATTCAAAAAACCATCTACTTTCAAAATTGCCAAAAAAGGGAGGATAGCCATGATAAAAAAACTGGATATAAAACCGGTTTTTGTAATTAGATGCATCTAAAAAATCCTTTAGTGCTTTTGCCAAACCAAAATTGTCAACCAATTGAATAATATAGTCCTCTCCGTCAATTATTATCTCGCTTAAAGCTTTTAAATAGTTGGCGTATGGTTTTTTCGTAATTCTTTTTTTTATTTTGGAAGATATTGAGGCATCTATAGTTTTGTATGTAACCTCTGGAATATGTGTTTCTGGGGTTTCACAAATGATATAATCTACTAAATGATTGTTACTAAGGTAGTTTTTGTACATAGTAGTCCAACTTCCTATTTTTTGATAAGGGATAGAAAATTGGGATATTAAAATTACTTTGGCCATACCTTGTATTTATTGCTAAACTAATATTTTAAGCATTATAGATTTTAAATCATCCGAAATTTTATAAACATAATTATATGTATGTAAGTTAGATACGACATAACTTAACACATTATCGTTTATGGTCTTTAAAGTGATATATTCTGGTATGTTTTTACCAAGCATTTTTTTTAATGTGTACTTTTTCGATTTAAAAAAAGGGGCTTCTTTAAAAACAACATGAATATTGATTTTAAGCTCATTACTGCATAATACGTTATAAAACCAATTATCGAATTCTGTCTTTTTGTTTGAAATGATAATGGGCTTATCGTATTCTATTATTTTGTTAAAAGCTGTTTTATCGATCACTTTACCTATTTCATGATCGTTAGCCTTTATTTTTCCAGAAACTCTAACTTGCTTTAAGTAGTCATGATTACGTTGTACAATGCCCTTAATATGTAATTTGGCTGTTAATGCTTTTTGCTCGCTATTAACATAATTTACATGCCATTGATGCAGCATAAGCACTTGATCGCTGTAAAAATGAATATCTTTTTTTGCATGTTTTAATCTAACATGCACATCGGTGTCTTCTGCTCCCCAAAAATGATAATTTTCATCAAATCCATTAAGGCTTCTTAAATCGTTAGTGTTGAACAGAGATATACCGGTAGCTTCGTTTGTTGATTCGAATTTAATTTTATAATCTTCAAACTTCTTCTGCTTTATTGATTCTTCTTTTGATAAAAACCCTACCTTAAAATAAACATTAGAAAAAGTTTTAATCAAATTAAAACTTGTGTTTATAAATTCCGGATGGAATATCATGTCTATATCTGCAACAAAAAAATAAGGTGTTTTTGCGAGGTTTAAAGCAAAATTAAGTGCTTTAGATTTATTCCATGGTTGATACACATTATATGCATAATAATAGGTGGCAAAATCATATTTAGAAACCAAGATTTCAACCTGTTTGGCCATTTCTAGTTTGCTACCATAATCAATAAAAAGAACTGTAAAATCTGTATTTGTTTGAGATACCAGAGATTCGAGAGAATTCTCAATTCTTCGTAAATCCCTGTCTCTATATGGATACACTACAGTAATCATTAATCAATTTATTTTAATAGTTTTTCTCCTTTTCCGGTTAGTTTTAATGATAGGTATGCTAAACTAAACTTTCCCCAATTAATTACAATGTTCATATTAAAAAAAGAAAGTGTTTTTAAGACCTTTATCAAGGCATTAACGCTTTCTTTATCATGGTACAGAAAAGGTAAATATTTAATAATCGTCTTAAAATAAAACAGCCTTAGTGTATTGGTTATTCTTTTTTTGGTTATCAAAATATGAATATATTTTGATGTACTTGCTAATATCGATTTTCTTAATAAAAAATTCTTTTTATTTCCTACCTCTTTGGTTGTACTGGCATCATGCCATCTATAATAAGTTAGGTAGTTATCTATAACAACCATACTGGGATTATCTAATAAAACCCTTGCATAAAAGTCTCTATCCTGTCCAGCCAACAAATCTTCATCAAACAGCACTTTATTTTCTAAAAAGCTTTTTTTCCACATAATATCTGGTAAATACCAAGTAATTTTTAGGGTTAAAAAGTCTTCTAAAATATTACTAGTTAATGTGGTTCTATTTTCCTGACCTACAATGTTATTTATTGTATTTGAAAACATTTTGGTTTTAGAAATAACAGCATCCATATTGTCCTTAAATGCTTCTGCCTTTTTCTTTATAAAATCCGGATGCATGATATCGTCACTGTCAAACCAATTAACATAACTACCTCTACATTTTTCAAACCCATAATTTCTACAAGAATTTGCGCCTTTAATTTTGTTATTGGGTCTTTTAAAAAGTACAAATCTTGAGTCTTCTTCAATAAATCTTTCAATAAGTTTAATAGAATTATCTGTTGAGTGATCGTCTACAATAACACATTCCCAGTTTTTATAAGTCTGGCACTGTATACTTTCTAAAGTTTCTACTAAAAGCGATTCTCTATTATATACTGGTATTATTATGGATACTAATGCTTCCAACTATATTATATTTTGTACTAAACCGTTTATTGTATTAATATGCCTATCCATTAAAAAATTAGCTTTTATAAATTCCTTTCCTGCTTGTCCTAAGGATATTGCTAAATTTTTGTCTTGTAAAATAGTTATCATATGCTCCGTCATGGTATCCACATCATGTTCTTTAAAAAGCAACCCTGTTTTTCCATCAATAATAACTTCTGGTATGCCTGCATGTTTAGAAGTTATAACTGGTACTCCCGCTATACTTGATTCTAGAATGGCTAAGGGTGTTCCTTCCATATCACCATTTGATGCTGTAATAGAGTGTTGTACAAAAGCCATGGATTCTTCTAAATAAGCTTTGAACTCCTGAGGTTTTATAACTCCTAGAAAACTAACGGAATTTTCTATTTTTAAATAGTTAACTAAATTTTTACAGGTTTCCAATAGATTCCCATTACCAGCCATAAGCAGCTTGGCTTCTGGAAACTCTTTTAACACGTTATTAAAAGCTAAAATAGTATAATATGGCGCTTTTTTGTTTGTAAACCGCCCGGCTGCAATAAATTGAGGTTTTAAAAACTGTGGTTTGGCATCTGCAAACAAATTATTTGGTCCATAGATGTTTTTTACAAGCTTACTCTCAGGACATCCTAAAGCGATAAGCTTTTTTTTCATGACTTCTGAAACTACAATAATATATTTTGCATATTTAAACATCTCTAAATACTGAGGTTTAAAGCTATTTATGGTCTCTGTTACTGTGGCATCGTAACCATGAAAATGAATTATTAATGGCAATTTTGAAGTTTTTATCGCATCTATATACATCGCCGCAGTAGTGCCATATTCTGCTAATATAACCTGTATTTTATTTTTTTTCCACGATTTTACAAGTGCTTTACTTTCTGCTCTTAGGGGTTGTTTTTTTATAACATTAATGGCTTTACCTATGTATCTTCCTAAGCCTTTAAAAATTAGGCCTTCACCCTCTAAATGTTGATTATTAGCAGAACCGTAGTAATATTTAACACAACCATGCAATAATGTTTTATGTGCCTGTATAAAGGTCTCAGAGTACGCATTAAGGTTGGGTGTTAATATAGCTATATTTGGTTTTTCTTTCACAGTTTGCATATTAATTTAACCTTCTTTTTAATACTCTTTTAATCTTATTTTTTCCGATGTTTAAAATTTCTGAACCATGATACTTTTTTATAGACTTCAAATGTTTGATATGTACTTTAAACTCAGACATAAAAAATGTCATTAACCTCATTCTACTTTTGTGATAGTCTATGAGTTTTAAATTAGAGGTAACCCCATTTTCATTTTTTCTATATACCCCCATGTTCCCATCTAAAAGCTTTAAATTTCCTTTTGAAGCGACTAAGGCGAAAAGTGCCATATCGCCACTTTTAACGTCCTTAAACCATTCTGGAAATGCTAAGCAATCTCTTCTAAACACAATAGAAGATGTATGAAATAATGCCGTTTTTGAGAATGTATCTTTTAATGTAAATACATCTTTAGTATACGATCTCCATGGTTTGCTTTTAAAATCGGGCAACATTTCATTAGTTACAAATACATTATGGAAACACCCCGCAAACTCTATATTAGATTCTAAAAAATCTATTTGTTTTTGCAGTTTTGAAGAATCTGTCCAATAATCGTCCCCTTCACATAGCGCTATATACTTTCCTTTACATTGTTTTAGCGCAAAAATAAAATTAGGCATCATGCCTAAATTTTCTTTATGGTTAAAATATGTGAAAGACACATTTTTATGGGCTACTCCTAAAAACTCATTTATTATGGCATTGGTTTTATCTGTAGAGGCATCATTAGAAATTAC includes:
- a CDS encoding glycosyltransferase family 4 protein; the protein is MAKVILISQFSIPYQKIGSWTTMYKNYLSNNHLVDYIICETPETHIPEVTYKTIDASISSKIKKRITKKPYANYLKALSEIIIDGEDYIIQLVDNFGLAKALKDFLDASNYKNRFYIQFFYHGYPPFFGNFESRWFFEFIDEMIVLTHDSYIAHKETYTILPCLFSVLHNGIDTSKFYKLEASEKKALKTKHKVDGKTIFTWCSKDRPKKGLGLILNAWKRIYNNELNIELWIIGAKRDQDIEGVKFLGLVPNGELPEYYQISDCYLFPTLTHEGFGLSLIEALHCGNYCIASNLGGVAEVLQNGKYGKLIDNPHFIEDWVNAIQDFLNNRYKKEQLPAGLYSSNQWNKGMNAIINNAKISIDIN
- a CDS encoding glycosyltransferase family 2 protein is translated as MITVVYPYRDRDLRRIENSLESLVSQTNTDFTVLFIDYGSKLEMAKQVEILVSKYDFATYYYAYNVYQPWNKSKALNFALNLAKTPYFFVADIDMIFHPEFINTSFNLIKTFSNVYFKVGFLSKEESIKQKKFEDYKIKFESTNEATGISLFNTNDLRSLNGFDENYHFWGAEDTDVHVRLKHAKKDIHFYSDQVLMLHQWHVNYVNSEQKALTAKLHIKGIVQRNHDYLKQVRVSGKIKANDHEIGKVIDKTAFNKIIEYDKPIIISNKKTEFDNWFYNVLCSNELKINIHVVFKEAPFFKSKKYTLKKMLGKNIPEYITLKTINDNVLSYVVSNLHTYNYVYKISDDLKSIMLKILV
- a CDS encoding glycosyltransferase family 2 protein; this encodes MEALVSIIIPVYNRESLLVETLESIQCQTYKNWECVIVDDHSTDNSIKLIERFIEEDSRFVLFKRPNNKIKGANSCRNYGFEKCRGSYVNWFDSDDIMHPDFIKKKAEAFKDNMDAVISKTKMFSNTINNIVGQENRTTLTSNILEDFLTLKITWYLPDIMWKKSFLENKVLFDEDLLAGQDRDFYARVLLDNPSMVVIDNYLTYYRWHDASTTKEVGNKKNFLLRKSILASTSKYIHILITKKRITNTLRLFYFKTIIKYLPFLYHDKESVNALIKVLKTLSFFNMNIVINWGKFSLAYLSLKLTGKGEKLLK
- a CDS encoding glycosyltransferase, which translates into the protein MKEKPNIAILTPNLNAYSETFIQAHKTLLHGCVKYYYGSANNQHLEGEGLIFKGLGRYIGKAINVIKKQPLRAESKALVKSWKKNKIQVILAEYGTTAAMYIDAIKTSKLPLIIHFHGYDATVTETINSFKPQYLEMFKYAKYIIVVSEVMKKKLIALGCPESKLVKNIYGPNNLFADAKPQFLKPQFIAAGRFTNKKAPYYTILAFNNVLKEFPEAKLLMAGNGNLLETCKNLVNYLKIENSVSFLGVIKPQEFKAYLEESMAFVQHSITASNGDMEGTPLAILESSIAGVPVITSKHAGIPEVIIDGKTGLLFKEHDVDTMTEHMITILQDKNLAISLGQAGKEFIKANFLMDRHINTINGLVQNII
- a CDS encoding glycosyltransferase family 2 protein, whose amino-acid sequence is MITVSVCMITFNHEKYIHEAIQGVLNQKTSFNVEFVISNDASTDKTNAIINEFLGVAHKNVSFTYFNHKENLGMMPNFIFALKQCKGKYIALCEGDDYWTDSSKLQKQIDFLESNIEFAGCFHNVFVTNEMLPDFKSKPWRSYTKDVFTLKDTFSKTALFHTSSIVFRRDCLAFPEWFKDVKSGDMALFALVASKGNLKLLDGNMGVYRKNENGVTSNLKLIDYHKSRMRLMTFFMSEFKVHIKHLKSIKKYHGSEILNIGKNKIKRVLKRRLN